The following proteins are encoded in a genomic region of Deltaproteobacteria bacterium:
- a CDS encoding cytochrome c3 family protein has product MGFLKGIFLMVLTLIVLGEGSLFAEETKTESVCISCHQAMGDKLAVPVTLWEESIHKKMGNTCEGCHGGDPGDEGKAMDPASGFVGAPKPNQIAEFCGRCHVGVKENYMKSAHYAASLHGTGPNCVTCHHSHDVQKASLELIAEPLCSQCHSFKNAQKIRKAFVSAELGLQEKKETIRYVERRGMPVKRLEEKLFSLRNSLHQMTHTLDLPEIQVKTTGVLKELGEMEGEIEAFKKKIHTRWWVGSLFAGFLILLIVVLILLLKNYEEEDQ; this is encoded by the coding sequence ATGGGTTTCTTAAAGGGGATTTTTTTGATGGTTCTGACCCTGATAGTCTTGGGCGAGGGGAGTCTTTTTGCCGAAGAAACCAAAACGGAGTCTGTCTGTATCTCCTGTCATCAGGCGATGGGGGATAAGCTAGCCGTTCCGGTAACCCTGTGGGAGGAGAGCATCCACAAAAAGATGGGGAACACCTGTGAGGGGTGCCATGGCGGCGATCCCGGCGATGAAGGAAAGGCGATGGACCCGGCCTCCGGGTTTGTGGGGGCTCCTAAGCCAAACCAGATTGCGGAATTTTGCGGGCGTTGCCATGTGGGGGTCAAGGAAAACTACATGAAGAGCGCTCACTATGCCGCTTCTCTCCACGGCACCGGACCAAACTGTGTTACCTGCCACCACAGCCACGATGTCCAGAAGGCCTCGTTGGAGCTGATTGCCGAACCGCTCTGCTCCCAGTGCCACAGTTTTAAAAATGCCCAGAAGATCAGAAAAGCCTTTGTCTCGGCGGAGCTGGGACTCCAGGAGAAGAAAGAGACGATTCGTTATGTGGAACGGCGCGGGATGCCGGTCAAGCGTCTGGAGGAAAAACTGTTCTCGCTCCGGAACTCGCTCCATCAGATGACCCACACGCTGGACCTTCCAGAAATTCAGGTCAAGACGACCGGTGTCTTGAAGGAGCTGGGGGAGATGGAGGGGGAGATCGAGGCCTTCAAGAAAAAAATCCACACGCGGTGGTGGGTGGGGAGCCTTTTTGCCGGCTTTTTAATCCTCCTTATTGTTGTCTTGATCCTGCTTTTAAAGAATTATGAGGAGGAAGATCAGTGA
- the pabB gene encoding aminodeoxychorismate synthase component I: protein MSVKEIPYCDPCSIFPLFKDQPFSILLDSCGLGRYSLIVFEPKEVIRENPFPLLKKYLKTNHQDKNLNFPLGESPLGESPFSGGWVGYLGYDLYPLLETRIPQPMPQKDSLPPCLLGYYDKGICFDHLQKKMFVFSENHESQITEILKTAPSPSMGEGQGEGDRGVTLPFIPSHQGRGDKIDFLSNFTHEEYLRAIRKIKDYIAAGDCYQVNLSQRFQTKYGGDPWDLYLRLREVSPSPYAAYLNGGDFQILSSSPELFLRVRADGGAPLLVTTRPIKGTRPRGKTPEEDARLKEELVMSRKDRAELLMITDLERNDLGRVCKKGSIQVSELYRAESFSNVHHLVATIEGELEEGKDAVDCLKACFPGGSITGAPKIRAMEIIRELETVPRGVYTGAIGFIGDDQSAHFNIAIRTLTLKEGNAFFHSGGGIVADSDPEAEYQETLAKASGIMRALDR, encoded by the coding sequence ATGTCTGTTAAAGAAATCCCTTACTGCGACCCCTGCTCTATCTTCCCCCTCTTTAAAGATCAACCCTTTTCAATCCTGCTCGATTCTTGCGGGCTCGGGCGTTATTCATTGATCGTTTTTGAACCAAAAGAGGTCATCCGGGAAAATCCGTTTCCACTCCTAAAAAAATATTTAAAAACAAACCACCAGGATAAAAATTTAAATTTTCCCTTGGGTGAATCACCCTTGGGTGAATCACCCTTTAGCGGCGGTTGGGTCGGTTACCTGGGGTACGATCTTTATCCCCTTTTGGAAACACGGATCCCTCAACCTATGCCTCAAAAAGATTCGCTCCCTCCTTGTTTACTCGGTTATTATGATAAGGGGATTTGCTTTGATCATCTTCAAAAAAAGATGTTCGTCTTTTCCGAAAACCACGAATCTCAGATCACCGAAATTCTTAAAACAGCCCCCTCTCCCTCGATGGGAGAGGGTCAGGGTGAGGGTGATCGCGGGGTCACCCTCCCCTTCATCCCCTCCCATCAAGGGAGGGGGGATAAAATTGATTTCCTCTCTAACTTTACCCATGAAGAATACCTGAGAGCGATCCGGAAGATAAAAGATTACATCGCCGCCGGTGATTGTTACCAAGTCAATCTTTCTCAGCGTTTCCAAACGAAGTACGGGGGCGACCCATGGGACCTCTACCTCCGGTTGAGAGAGGTCAGTCCAAGCCCTTATGCCGCTTACTTAAACGGCGGTGATTTTCAGATCCTCTCCTCCTCCCCTGAGCTGTTTCTTAGGGTAAGGGCAGACGGCGGTGCGCCCCTACTTGTCACCACCCGTCCGATCAAGGGGACCCGGCCCCGAGGGAAAACACCGGAAGAAGATGCCCGACTGAAAGAGGAGTTGGTCATGAGCCGGAAGGACCGGGCGGAACTCTTGATGATCACCGATCTTGAACGAAACGATCTGGGGCGGGTCTGTAAAAAAGGGTCTATTCAGGTTAGCGAACTCTACCGTGCCGAATCTTTTTCTAATGTCCATCACTTGGTAGCCACGATTGAAGGGGAGCTTGAAGAAGGGAAAGATGCGGTCGATTGCCTCAAGGCCTGTTTTCCGGGAGGTTCGATTACCGGGGCCCCCAAGATCCGGGCGATGGAGATTATTCGCGAGCTGGAAACAGTCCCCCGCGGGGTCTATACCGGCGCCATCGGATTTATTGGGGACGATCAGTCGGCCCACTTCAATATCGCGATCAGGACCCTCACCCTAAAGGAGGGAAACGCCTTTTTTCATAGCGGCGGAGGGATTGTCGCCGATTCTGACCCGGAAGCGGAGTACCAGGAAACTTTGGCCAAGGCCTCGGGGATCATGAGGGCGCTAGACCGATGA
- a CDS encoding cytochrome c — translation MEKAIVLAGAVLLWSGMVWADGAAVYQKCKGCHGAEGKGNAAIKVPAYDTSKSDADMIKVIHEGKGKMPSYHGKLTDPEIADVVKYIKGGLK, via the coding sequence ATGGAGAAGGCGATAGTTTTGGCCGGTGCCGTCCTGCTCTGGTCGGGGATGGTCTGGGCCGATGGGGCGGCGGTTTATCAGAAGTGCAAGGGGTGTCACGGGGCGGAGGGGAAGGGGAATGCGGCGATCAAGGTCCCCGCTTATGACACTTCCAAATCCGATGCTGACATGATCAAGGTGATCCATGAGGGAAAGGGGAAGATGCCTTCCTACCATGGCAAGCTGACCGATCCGGAGATTGCTGATGTGGTCAAGTATATTAAAGGCGGTTTAAAATAG
- a CDS encoding NapC/NirT family cytochrome c, producing MKGLRGRIIIGVGVVLAMVVGGGFYRSYDYVQHDARFCQSCHIMETAYKKWSTSPHHLVTCHECHHQSLSASVHQVWFYLTKRPRQVVHHPELDHKVCAQCHLSQDPQWKLVGETAGHRVHFEKLRIDCLDCHMGGVHEFLKPTDSCLNCHPDKTEGLGKKMAFIHCTSCHNFLAKRESLLPNRETCLECHQKIGMGSHRRMKKDAACTECHKPHLWRVQ from the coding sequence GTGAAGGGCCTCCGTGGCAGGATCATTATCGGGGTAGGGGTGGTATTAGCGATGGTTGTGGGGGGCGGGTTCTACCGTTCCTACGATTACGTTCAGCACGATGCCCGCTTCTGCCAGTCGTGCCATATTATGGAGACGGCCTACAAAAAGTGGTCGACTTCTCCCCATCATCTTGTTACTTGTCACGAGTGTCATCATCAGTCTCTTTCGGCCAGTGTTCATCAGGTTTGGTTTTATTTGACGAAAAGGCCCCGGCAAGTCGTTCATCACCCCGAATTAGATCACAAGGTTTGTGCCCAGTGTCACTTAAGCCAGGATCCCCAGTGGAAATTAGTTGGGGAGACCGCAGGGCACAGGGTTCACTTTGAAAAATTAAGAATTGATTGTTTGGACTGTCATATGGGCGGTGTTCATGAATTTCTGAAACCCACTGATTCCTGTCTCAACTGCCACCCCGATAAGACAGAGGGTCTTGGGAAAAAGATGGCCTTCATCCACTGCACCAGCTGTCATAACTTTCTCGCCAAGAGGGAAAGTCTGTTGCCTAATCGAGAGACCTGTCTCGAATGCCATCAGAAAATTGGCATGGGGTCCCATCGAAGGATGAAAAAAGACGCCGCCTGTACGGAGTGCCACAAACCTCACCTCTGGAGGGTTCAATGA
- a CDS encoding Crp/Fnr family transcriptional regulator, which yields MNKTPRLDCETCKSRILGVLCSLEGESLHECDQHKTTNYYKKGQTIFYEGNQAYGLYCVFTGRVKLYKTGIDGRQQIVRIAGPGALLGYRSLFAEEPYHATAEALEEATICCIDKNAFFPLISKNPELAVNLIKKLAKELRQAEDLATSIAQRSVRERMAELLLILKETYGKTVKKGIQIDLKLSREEMGEMIGITQETAIRLLSEFKKDGLIDVQEREITILDPKALLETARIEV from the coding sequence GTGAACAAAACGCCAAGGCTGGATTGTGAAACCTGTAAGTCCCGTATCTTGGGGGTCCTCTGTTCCCTTGAGGGGGAGTCCCTTCATGAATGCGACCAGCACAAGACGACCAATTATTATAAAAAAGGGCAGACCATTTTTTATGAGGGAAACCAGGCCTATGGCCTGTATTGTGTTTTTACCGGCCGGGTGAAGCTCTACAAGACAGGGATCGACGGGCGCCAGCAGATTGTGAGGATCGCCGGCCCGGGGGCCCTTCTGGGGTATCGTTCCCTCTTTGCCGAAGAACCTTACCATGCCACGGCGGAGGCGCTGGAAGAGGCGACGATCTGCTGCATCGACAAAAATGCCTTTTTCCCGTTAATTTCAAAAAATCCGGAACTGGCGGTGAATCTCATTAAAAAGCTGGCCAAGGAACTCCGGCAGGCGGAAGATCTGGCGACCAGCATCGCCCAGCGTTCCGTTCGTGAACGGATGGCGGAACTCCTCCTGATCCTGAAAGAGACCTATGGGAAAACGGTTAAGAAGGGGATACAGATCGACCTCAAACTCTCCCGCGAAGAGATGGGGGAGATGATCGGCATCACGCAGGAGACGGCGATCCGCCTCCTCTCCGAATTTAAAAAAGATGGGCTGATCGATGTTCAGGAGCGGGAGATCACCATCCTTGACCCGAAGGCACTTCTCGAAACCGCCCGGATTGAAGTCTAG
- the thiE gene encoding thiamine phosphate synthase, with the protein MKIQGLYTIVDNSLTPQYSHLWLAEQYLKGGARTLQLRDKKGPPPFETARQIMALKKNYDFTFIVNDYLEVALEVKADGWHGGKDDLPIIEARKLLGPERIIGYSSHSLEEALVAEQNGADYVAFGAIFPTTTKQPGHPIQGLEKLHEVCRQVKVPVVAIGGIHRVNVDGVIQAGASAVAMISGLTKAKDIAEEVAWYVQKIG; encoded by the coding sequence ATGAAGATTCAAGGATTGTATACCATCGTCGATAACTCCCTCACACCGCAATATTCTCACCTCTGGCTTGCCGAGCAGTATTTGAAAGGGGGTGCCCGGACCCTCCAGCTGAGAGACAAGAAAGGCCCCCCCCCTTTTGAAACGGCCCGTCAAATCATGGCTCTGAAGAAGAACTATGATTTCACCTTTATTGTGAACGATTACCTGGAAGTGGCCCTGGAGGTGAAGGCGGATGGCTGGCATGGGGGGAAGGACGATCTCCCGATCATCGAGGCCAGAAAACTACTGGGACCGGAAAGGATCATCGGGTATTCTTCCCATTCTCTGGAAGAGGCGCTGGTGGCTGAACAGAACGGGGCAGATTATGTCGCCTTCGGCGCCATTTTTCCAACAACTACAAAGCAACCCGGTCATCCGATACAAGGGTTAGAAAAACTGCATGAGGTCTGCCGACAGGTCAAAGTGCCGGTTGTGGCGATCGGCGGAATCCATCGGGTGAATGTTGACGGTGTGATTCAGGCGGGGGCGAGTGCCGTCGCGATGATTTCCGGTTTGACGAAGGCCAAAGATATTGCCGAAGAGGTGGCGTGGTATGTTCAAAAGATCGGGTAG
- a CDS encoding Rieske 2Fe-2S domain-containing protein: METFLKKRRRFLHYCLGFLGTIFAGGLLYPVFSYLQPPSRKKGGDIVKIPLSELPPGGMKRFHVRGIPAVAINSKEGYAAFSLVCSHLGCLVTWEGGKNEFLCPCHGAKFGSNGSVLSGPPPKGLERLNVEVKEGEIWVS, from the coding sequence ATGGAAACCTTTTTAAAAAAAAGGAGACGATTTCTCCATTACTGTCTCGGTTTCCTAGGGACGATCTTTGCCGGCGGCCTCCTCTACCCTGTCTTTTCCTATCTGCAACCTCCCTCCCGAAAGAAGGGGGGGGATATTGTCAAGATTCCGCTGAGTGAGCTCCCGCCGGGGGGGATGAAACGTTTTCATGTCCGAGGGATCCCTGCCGTGGCGATCAACTCCAAGGAGGGGTATGCCGCCTTTTCACTCGTCTGTTCCCACCTCGGTTGTCTGGTGACCTGGGAAGGGGGCAAAAACGAATTCTTGTGCCCCTGCCACGGCGCCAAGTTTGGTTCCAATGGATCGGTCTTGTCTGGTCCTCCTCCCAAGGGGTTGGAGCGTCTGAACGTGGAAGTCAAGGAAGGGGAGATATGGGTTTCTTAA
- a CDS encoding MBL fold metallo-hydrolase — protein MVRRGKSMAALAVLFFLASGFSALAQDEGIVPMKNPPPHTLHLYCLSTGRFRANYAQMVAGGPWKPVEPPVPVYLIRHPAAWILFDAGFGTKTKEDFLSFPEKLIPFFLKFDWRPEDSVVSQLRQINLFPDDIRFILLSHLHSDHAGGIRDFPRATVFVSQSEWEAAQGGHWSNFRKGYIASQWESERRRIAPINDKVTPPYQNFEHAHDLFGDGSIILIPTPGHTAGHWSLLLNFPSGKSMLLTADAAWTTENYQKPARRGFFARYLTQHDEAKEWESLGQIRKFTENNLEVMVIPGHDPTLWPSLKKFPEYYE, from the coding sequence ATGGTGAGGCGAGGGAAGTCAATGGCGGCTCTGGCGGTCCTTTTCTTTTTGGCCTCCGGTTTTTCAGCCTTGGCACAGGACGAAGGGATTGTTCCCATGAAAAATCCACCGCCGCACACCTTGCATCTCTATTGCCTTTCTACCGGCCGGTTCAGGGCCAATTATGCACAGATGGTCGCTGGCGGTCCCTGGAAACCGGTGGAGCCCCCCGTCCCCGTTTATCTGATCCGTCACCCGGCCGCCTGGATCCTCTTCGACGCCGGTTTTGGGACAAAAACAAAAGAGGATTTTCTCTCTTTTCCGGAAAAGCTGATTCCCTTTTTCCTCAAATTTGACTGGAGGCCTGAGGATTCGGTGGTCTCACAATTAAGACAGATCAATCTTTTCCCGGACGACATCCGGTTTATCCTCCTGTCGCACCTTCATAGTGATCATGCCGGCGGGATCCGTGATTTCCCGAGGGCGACCGTTTTTGTCTCCCAGTCTGAATGGGAGGCGGCGCAGGGGGGGCATTGGTCTAATTTCCGTAAAGGGTATATCGCCTCCCAGTGGGAATCGGAACGGAGGCGGATCGCCCCGATCAATGATAAAGTAACGCCGCCGTACCAAAATTTTGAACATGCCCATGACCTGTTTGGCGACGGTTCGATCATCCTGATCCCGACGCCGGGTCATACCGCTGGCCACTGGTCGCTCCTCCTCAATTTTCCATCCGGCAAAAGCATGCTCCTGACTGCGGATGCCGCTTGGACCACCGAGAACTATCAAAAACCGGCCCGCCGCGGTTTTTTTGCCCGTTATCTAACCCAACATGATGAGGCCAAGGAGTGGGAGAGCCTGGGTCAGATCCGAAAATTTACTGAGAACAACCTCGAGGTCATGGTGATCCCCGGCCATGACCCTACCCTCTGGCCTTCGCTCAAAAAATTCCCAGAGTATTATGAATGA
- a CDS encoding aminotransferase class IV → MIPTLFETLQFRKGKILFLKEHLTRLLRSARHFGIERAKVRVTLQPHHFFPPSLYQRGAKLIIARSVKNDSPLRSSHKTLPRQTKEKAAEEAKRKKAHEAILLNKAGRVTECSSSNIFLVKNGRLITPPLSEGLLDGITRQKVFKIGRRLKIPTRTCPVSRKELFGADEVFITSSLKGILPVRRIDRKEIGKTPGPVTTRLMKAYKKKTG, encoded by the coding sequence ATGATACCGACCCTTTTTGAAACACTTCAATTCCGCAAGGGAAAGATCCTTTTCCTCAAGGAGCACTTGACCCGACTCCTCCGCTCTGCCCGTCACTTTGGTATTGAGCGAGCCAAGGTGAGAGTGACCCTGCAACCTCACCATTTCTTTCCTCCTTCCCTCTATCAAAGAGGGGCCAAACTTATCATCGCCCGCTCCGTAAAGAATGACTCACCACTGCGATCATCCCACAAGACATTGCCACGCCAGACAAAAGAAAAAGCGGCCGAGGAGGCGAAACGAAAGAAGGCCCACGAGGCGATCCTCCTGAACAAGGCTGGCCGGGTCACCGAGTGCAGTTCCTCCAACATCTTCCTTGTGAAAAATGGAAGGCTCATCACCCCTCCCCTTTCCGAGGGGCTCTTGGACGGCATTACCCGTCAAAAAGTTTTTAAAATTGGCCGACGGCTGAAGATCCCCACCCGAACCTGTCCCGTTTCGCGGAAGGAACTCTTCGGGGCCGATGAGGTCTTTATCACCAGTTCCCTCAAAGGGATTTTACCGGTTCGAAGGATTGATAGAAAGGAAATCGGAAAAACCCCTGGGCCGGTCACAACCCGCTTGATGAAGGCGTACAAGAAAAAAACCGGTTGA
- a CDS encoding cyclic nucleotide-binding domain-containing protein, which translates to MQEETLLSLKTHWNELLKQGQPLSFRKGQVLFYEGHIPYGLFIVQSGKVRYTRESGSCRAEHHVSSSEGEVLGLSHFFEENPYCCTCTASQNCQVVFISKSQLLPYC; encoded by the coding sequence ATGCAGGAGGAAACCCTTCTTTCGCTCAAGACCCACTGGAACGAACTCTTAAAACAGGGACAGCCGCTTTCTTTTCGGAAAGGGCAGGTCCTCTTCTACGAAGGGCACATCCCCTACGGTCTCTTCATTGTTCAATCAGGGAAGGTTCGTTATACCAGGGAGAGCGGTTCCTGCCGTGCAGAACACCACGTTTCTTCTTCAGAGGGGGAGGTCCTGGGGCTCTCTCATTTCTTCGAGGAGAACCCCTACTGTTGCACCTGCACCGCCTCCCAGAATTGCCAGGTGGTCTTTATCTCCAAATCGCAGTTACTGCCATACTGCTAA
- a CDS encoding DUF192 domain-containing protein, protein MFKRSGRGVRPYALTFLFLIVSCRCGSEATSQSQVILTNSQSSFTVTVEVADTDAKRSQGLMSRTSLAADAGMLFVFDQDVAETFWMKDTPLPLDIIFIGSDLKIISIAKNTTPFSEALISADAPYRYALEVNAGFSESHQITVGNGIVLNL, encoded by the coding sequence ATGTTCAAAAGATCGGGTAGGGGCGTACGGCCGTACGCCCTTACATTTTTATTCCTGATTGTTTCCTGCCGTTGCGGGAGTGAGGCGACCTCCCAATCGCAGGTTATTCTGACCAATAGTCAAAGCTCCTTCACGGTGACCGTTGAGGTTGCTGACACCGATGCCAAGAGGAGCCAGGGGTTGATGTCCCGAACCAGCCTGGCCGCGGATGCCGGGATGTTGTTTGTCTTTGACCAGGATGTCGCTGAAACTTTTTGGATGAAAGATACCCCCCTCCCGCTGGATATTATTTTTATCGGGAGTGATCTAAAGATTATTTCGATTGCTAAAAATACGACCCCATTCTCGGAGGCGTTGATTTCTGCGGACGCCCCGTACCGATACGCCCTCGAGGTTAATGCCGGATTTTCGGAATCTCACCAGATTACGGTGGGGAATGGGATTGTATTGAATCTTTGA
- a CDS encoding cytochrome c — protein MVVGFVYADGAAIYQKCKGCHGAEGKGNAAMKVAPFDTSKSEADLTKVIHGGKGKMPSYKGKLTDQEVGDVVKYIRTLK, from the coding sequence ATGGTGGTCGGGTTTGTTTATGCGGATGGGGCGGCGATCTATCAGAAGTGCAAGGGGTGTCACGGGGCGGAGGGGAAGGGGAACGCCGCCATGAAGGTGGCCCCTTTTGACACCTCAAAGTCGGAGGCCGATCTGACCAAGGTGATCCATGGGGGAAAGGGGAAGATGCCTTCCTATAAGGGTAAACTAACCGATCAGGAAGTGGGGGATGTGGTCAAGTATATCCGGACATTGAAATAG
- a CDS encoding hydroxymethylpyrimidine/phosphomethylpyrimidine kinase, translating into MRQQPTLLSIAGSDPSGGAGVQRDLTVFHDLKFRPLSVITALTAQNEKSFFSLNPVSPEILEDQLLAVETQKISGIKIGMLGTAAIVEKLVSWLKNWNGSTGSPCPDRSKMDTLSLSKGEIPIVLDTIFHSTTGGILLDDEGIALLQESLMPLATVVTPNLSEASRLINHPVTNLKEMKKAGEMILWSMKRGAEEEKEQAVLIKGGHLDGAPTDLLFDGKKFVTIKGKRLPGSLHGSGCLLSSALTANLASGFSFEESARRARRYLNRFFSCTPSSSGL; encoded by the coding sequence ATGAGACAGCAACCAACATTATTGTCGATTGCCGGCTCGGACCCTTCCGGCGGTGCTGGTGTTCAGAGAGACCTGACTGTCTTTCACGACCTGAAATTTAGGCCCCTTTCGGTGATCACCGCCCTCACGGCGCAAAATGAAAAATCATTTTTTTCGCTGAATCCTGTCTCTCCGGAAATTTTGGAGGACCAGCTTCTCGCCGTGGAGACTCAAAAAATCTCAGGGATCAAGATCGGGATGTTGGGGACGGCGGCGATTGTTGAGAAGCTAGTCTCGTGGTTGAAAAATTGGAATGGTTCGACAGGCTCACCATGTCCAGATAGGAGTAAAATGGACACCCTGAGCTTGTCGAAGGGTGAAATTCCTATTGTCCTTGATACGATCTTTCATTCGACAACCGGTGGGATTCTTTTGGACGACGAAGGGATCGCGCTCCTTCAGGAATCCCTCATGCCTCTGGCGACGGTGGTCACCCCGAATTTAAGCGAGGCCTCACGACTGATCAATCATCCGGTGACAAACCTGAAAGAGATGAAAAAGGCGGGCGAGATGATCCTCTGGTCAATGAAGCGGGGGGCGGAGGAGGAAAAGGAGCAGGCGGTCCTGATCAAAGGAGGGCATCTTGATGGGGCGCCGACCGATCTTCTTTTTGACGGGAAAAAGTTTGTGACGATCAAGGGAAAGAGGCTCCCAGGTTCCCTCCACGGCAGTGGTTGTCTTTTGTCCTCCGCCCTGACGGCAAACCTTGCCTCCGGTTTTTCTTTTGAAGAGTCGGCCCGCCGGGCGCGGCGGTACCTCAACCGGTTTTTTTCTTGTACGCCTTCATCAAGCGGGTTGTGA
- a CDS encoding ZIP family metal transporter, translated as MESFVGSLSLYSLMISVSVFSGSLIPLALSWTKDHLPVFLAFSAGVMLGATLMHLLPESYELMGKFSSFWVLAGFLFFYTFEKFVTVHICEALDCEVHSMGITAILGLSVHALADGIALGSGLLVSGLGLIVFLTIFFHKLPEAFALTSILIHEKYPRSRIVLFNLLLVVMVPLGALLVRGLVSSPNSATAGTALAFSAGTFLHISLSDLLPEVHKYATRRNSIFVGFLMGLTAMFILFRVMH; from the coding sequence ATGGAATCATTCGTCGGGAGTCTTTCTCTTTATTCGTTGATGATCTCGGTGTCTGTTTTTAGTGGCAGTCTGATCCCGCTGGCGCTTTCCTGGACCAAGGATCATCTTCCGGTCTTTCTCGCCTTTTCCGCCGGTGTCATGCTGGGGGCAACCCTCATGCATCTTCTGCCGGAGTCCTACGAGTTGATGGGTAAATTCTCTTCCTTCTGGGTCTTGGCCGGTTTTCTCTTTTTCTATACCTTTGAAAAATTCGTGACGGTCCACATTTGCGAGGCGCTCGATTGCGAGGTCCACTCCATGGGGATCACCGCCATCCTTGGACTTTCAGTTCACGCCCTGGCGGATGGGATCGCCCTGGGTTCCGGACTTCTGGTTAGCGGCTTGGGGTTGATTGTTTTTCTGACAATCTTCTTTCATAAACTCCCGGAGGCCTTCGCCCTGACCTCGATCTTGATCCATGAAAAATACCCCCGTTCCCGTATCGTCCTGTTCAATCTCCTTCTTGTCGTCATGGTTCCGTTGGGGGCCTTGCTGGTTCGCGGGCTTGTTTCTTCCCCAAATTCAGCCACTGCTGGAACAGCCCTCGCTTTTTCGGCCGGGACGTTTTTGCATATTTCCCTTTCTGACCTTCTGCCGGAGGTTCATAAGTACGCGACACGCCGGAATTCCATCTTTGTCGGTTTTTTAATGGGGTTGACAGCGATGTTTATTTTGTTTCGGGTGATGCACTAA
- a CDS encoding nucleoside deaminase, with the protein MNDEQGMKVALREADKAARKGEVPIGAVAVYQGKVLACAHNIREKTLDPVGHAEILLLRKAARKLKSWRMPGLEIYVTLEPCLMCLSAMHQARVSRVFFAAPDPKAGACGSVWPMHRDPYFQKMPVIGGVLAPEALRRLQIFFKKLRTRPVPGTKRMAGARHA; encoded by the coding sequence ATGAATGATGAACAAGGGATGAAAGTCGCCCTTCGGGAGGCCGACAAGGCGGCCCGAAAGGGGGAGGTCCCGATCGGTGCCGTAGCTGTCTATCAAGGTAAGGTTTTGGCCTGTGCCCATAACATCCGGGAGAAAACCTTGGACCCCGTCGGGCATGCCGAGATCCTTCTTTTAAGAAAAGCGGCCAGAAAACTAAAAAGTTGGCGGATGCCGGGATTGGAAATTTATGTCACCCTGGAGCCCTGCCTGATGTGTCTCTCCGCGATGCATCAGGCCCGTGTCTCCCGTGTCTTTTTTGCGGCACCCGACCCGAAGGCGGGGGCCTGCGGGTCGGTCTGGCCGATGCATCGAGACCCTTATTTTCAGAAGATGCCGGTCATCGGTGGCGTTCTGGCACCCGAGGCCCTTCGACGACTCCAGATTTTTTTTAAAAAATTAAGAACCAGACCGGTGCCTGGTACAAAGAGAATGGCTGGTGCCAGGCACGCGTGA